The following proteins are encoded in a genomic region of Candidatus Marinarcus aquaticus:
- the ruvC gene encoding crossover junction endodeoxyribonuclease RuvC, giving the protein MKILGIDPGTRNCGYAVLEKEGRNLKLIEAGLIKIKTKILQEQIVEMTEGLDLIFKKHTISEVSIEDMFYAFNPKTVIKLAQFRGAISLKVLQEFGNFNEYTPLQVKQAVTGNGKATKEQVAFMVKRLLGIKQEIKPLDITDAIAIALTHAQRLR; this is encoded by the coding sequence ATGAAGATTTTAGGTATTGATCCAGGGACACGAAATTGTGGTTATGCTGTATTAGAAAAAGAGGGTCGAAACCTTAAACTCATTGAAGCAGGCTTAATTAAAATTAAGACCAAAATCTTGCAAGAACAAATTGTAGAGATGACCGAAGGTCTGGATTTAATTTTTAAAAAACACACCATCAGTGAAGTCTCTATTGAGGACATGTTTTATGCATTTAACCCAAAAACGGTGATTAAACTGGCGCAATTTAGAGGGGCCATCTCTTTAAAAGTGCTGCAAGAGTTTGGAAACTTCAATGAGTATACACCACTTCAAGTCAAACAAGCCGTAACAGGAAATGGAAAAGCGACCAAAGAGCAAGTGGCCTTTATGGTAAAACGTTTGTTGGGCATCAAACAAGAGATTAAACCGTTGGATATCACCGATGCTATTGCCATTGCTTTGACCCATGCTCAACGACTTCGATAG
- a CDS encoding VOC family protein produces MFKVKTIDHLVLTVKDIDATVNFYTKVLGMEKEIFKETRVALKFGHQKINLHELGNEFEPKAHHVKEGSADLCFITDASIVEYQKHIESLDYTVIEGPVKRTGALGEINSIYLRDPDGNLIEISNYIYQI; encoded by the coding sequence ATGTTTAAAGTAAAAACCATAGACCATCTTGTTTTAACTGTAAAAGATATTGACGCCACGGTTAATTTTTATACCAAAGTTTTGGGCATGGAAAAAGAGATTTTTAAAGAAACCCGAGTGGCATTGAAGTTTGGGCATCAAAAAATTAATTTGCATGAACTGGGAAATGAGTTTGAACCCAAAGCACACCATGTCAAAGAGGGTTCGGCTGATTTGTGTTTTATCACTGATGCCAGCATCGTAGAGTATCAAAAACATATTGAAAGCTTGGACTACACGGTTATTGAAGGACCTGTAAAAAGAACAGGGGCTTTAGGAGAGATAAACTCCATTTATCTGCGAGACCCCGATGGAAACCTGATTGAAATATCGAATTATATCTATCAAATTTAA
- a CDS encoding ATP-binding cassette domain-containing protein has product MIELVNISKSYPTSVLYNELNLRLNAKDKVGLVGRNGTGKSTLFKLILGEEHPDGGEIKFPKNYRIGALKQYFDFTQKTLIDETALALSEEDKYEIYKAEKILFGLGFTMEDLNKDPKSFSGGYQIRINLAKLLLTEPNMLLLDEPTNYLDILSIRWLKEFLKAFQGEVILITHDRDFMDSVCTHTLGIVRKSAFMIPGGTRKFYEQILANEEHHEKQKIAQEKKIKDLEEFIAKNKARAATATLAQSKVKILEKMDILEDLDYDANLKFDFNYKETAAKFLVEVKDLSFGYTKDNILFKDITFALSSGETIGIIGKNGKGKSTLLNTIAGELEPLSGDVKFHPSCEFGHFGQTNISHLNQNNTIMDEIYSVNHKLPEAVIRSICGLMMFSGDNAKKKISLLSGGEKSRVMLGKIIAQDVNLLFLDEPTNHLDIDSIDALTTAIKAFPGSCMIVTHSEELLRAVCDRLIVFTNDGADYFNGTYDEFLEKIGWEEDGVEKKKEVKPKRTKKEIKKLRAAVVAQKTETTRPVRKEIEKIEESLPSLSGAEKSQQEERLLELQIELEQLNEEFQEKLDAI; this is encoded by the coding sequence ATGATTGAATTAGTCAATATATCAAAAAGTTATCCAACAAGTGTACTGTACAATGAACTCAATTTACGGCTCAATGCCAAAGATAAAGTAGGTTTAGTAGGTCGTAATGGTACAGGAAAATCAACGCTGTTTAAACTCATACTTGGAGAAGAGCATCCAGATGGAGGGGAAATCAAATTTCCAAAGAACTACAGAATTGGGGCATTAAAACAGTATTTTGATTTCACACAAAAGACTTTGATAGATGAAACGGCTCTTGCTTTAAGTGAAGAGGACAAATACGAAATCTATAAAGCAGAGAAGATACTTTTTGGACTTGGGTTTACGATGGAAGATTTAAACAAAGACCCTAAATCTTTCTCAGGTGGTTATCAAATCAGAATCAACCTAGCAAAACTGCTTTTAACTGAACCCAATATGCTACTACTGGATGAGCCTACAAACTACTTGGATATTTTGTCGATTCGATGGTTAAAAGAGTTTTTAAAAGCGTTTCAAGGGGAAGTGATTTTAATCACTCACGACAGAGACTTTATGGACAGTGTTTGTACGCATACGTTAGGAATTGTAAGAAAGAGTGCCTTTATGATTCCAGGTGGTACACGAAAATTCTATGAGCAAATTTTGGCCAATGAAGAGCACCATGAAAAACAAAAAATCGCACAAGAGAAAAAGATAAAAGATCTTGAAGAGTTCATTGCTAAAAACAAAGCTCGAGCGGCAACCGCAACATTGGCGCAATCAAAAGTTAAAATCTTAGAAAAGATGGATATTTTAGAAGACTTGGATTACGATGCCAACCTCAAATTTGATTTTAACTATAAAGAGACGGCTGCAAAATTTTTAGTGGAAGTGAAAGATTTGTCTTTTGGATACACCAAAGACAACATCCTTTTTAAAGACATCACGTTTGCACTTTCTAGTGGTGAAACCATTGGTATTATTGGAAAGAATGGTAAAGGGAAGTCAACTTTGCTTAATACCATTGCAGGGGAACTTGAACCTTTAAGTGGTGATGTGAAATTTCATCCTTCGTGTGAATTTGGTCACTTTGGACAAACCAATATCTCACACCTGAATCAAAACAACACCATCATGGATGAGATTTACAGTGTCAACCACAAACTCCCTGAAGCGGTTATCAGAAGTATTTGTGGTCTTATGATGTTCAGTGGAGATAATGCTAAAAAGAAAATCTCACTTCTTTCAGGGGGAGAAAAATCACGAGTCATGTTGGGTAAAATCATCGCACAAGATGTGAATTTGCTTTTTTTAGATGAGCCTACAAACCACTTGGACATTGATTCAATCGATGCGCTTACAACAGCGATTAAAGCATTCCCAGGTTCATGTATGATTGTAACGCACTCAGAGGAGTTATTGCGAGCAGTTTGTGACAGATTGATTGTATTTACAAACGATGGAGCAGACTATTTTAATGGAACGTATGATGAGTTCTTAGAAAAAATTGGTTGGGAAGAAGATGGTGTTGAGAAAAAGAAAGAGGTTAAACCCAAAAGAACCAAAAAAGAGATTAAAAAGTTAAGAGCAGCTGTAGTAGCTCAAAAGACTGAAACAACAAGACCTGTTAGAAAAGAGATAGAGAAGATTGAGGAGAGTTTGCCCTCTTTAAGTGGAGCAGAAAAATCTCAACAAGAAGAGCGATTACTCGAACTTCAAATTGAACTTGAACAACTCAATGAAGAGTTCCAAGAAAAACTCGACGCCATTTAA
- the dnaN gene encoding DNA polymerase III subunit beta: protein MKFVITKSIIENIISSMQPFLEKKDASSITSHIYLEVTNSTLVLKATDYEIGLQSTITDLIESQDGKATVNGQNLLNIIKRLKESDIILETVDNSLVIKQSRSNFKLPMYDANEYPSFPKTENLSPLNINNINLINSIKKITPAIDNNNPKFELNGALVDIKEDKINFVATDTRRLAVTYLQNMSNNVNQFIIPKKAIIEIQKLFLDEIKIAYDDTNMVISTNNTLFFTKLINGKFPDYERIIPSSLRYNFTVQKAVLVESIKLVTSLFSNIKVTFSPHSIIFESLDEESESKTQVDIDLSIDSEFYIAVNAKYLLDFLSMSNNEKIKIGFNESNLPFYLEDEKFYTIVMPIVLDK, encoded by the coding sequence ATGAAGTTTGTAATTACCAAAAGCATTATTGAAAATATCATTTCATCCATGCAACCATTTTTAGAGAAAAAAGATGCAAGCTCAATCACATCTCACATCTATTTGGAAGTAACCAATTCAACACTGGTTTTAAAAGCCACAGATTATGAAATTGGTTTACAATCAACCATTACAGATTTAATTGAGAGTCAAGATGGTAAAGCCACAGTTAATGGACAAAATCTATTAAACATTATTAAACGATTAAAAGAGAGTGATATTATTCTTGAAACCGTTGATAATTCACTTGTAATTAAACAAAGCAGATCAAACTTTAAATTACCAATGTATGATGCCAATGAGTATCCAAGTTTTCCTAAAACAGAAAACCTTTCACCACTGAACATCAATAATATCAATTTAATTAATTCAATTAAAAAAATCACACCTGCCATTGATAATAACAATCCAAAATTTGAACTTAATGGTGCATTAGTAGATATCAAAGAAGATAAAATCAACTTTGTAGCAACCGATACACGAAGATTAGCTGTAACGTACTTACAAAATATGTCAAATAATGTCAACCAATTTATTATTCCTAAAAAAGCCATCATTGAAATTCAAAAACTCTTTTTAGATGAAATTAAAATTGCATATGATGATACCAACATGGTTATCTCTACAAACAACACCCTTTTCTTTACAAAATTAATTAATGGTAAATTCCCTGATTATGAACGAATCATTCCAAGTTCACTGCGATATAACTTCACCGTTCAAAAAGCAGTATTAGTAGAATCGATTAAATTAGTAACTTCACTCTTTTCAAACATCAAAGTTACTTTTTCTCCACACTCAATTATATTTGAATCATTAGATGAAGAGAGCGAATCTAAAACACAAGTCGATATTGATTTAAGTATTGACTCTGAATTCTATATTGCAGTCAATGCAAAATATCTATTGGACTTTTTAAGTATGTCAAATAATGAAAAAATTAAAATTGGATTTAATGAATCAAATCTACCATTCTATTTAGAAGATGAAAAATTCTATACAATTGTTATGCCAATTGTGTTAGATAAATAA
- the dnaA gene encoding chromosomal replication initiator protein DnaA, with product MTNKDILSVLKQETTSVDYERFLKQLNYKKNMSDDNVAVFEVANKYIANWIKTKYTNTIQQCFETLNGSKPKIDIRLTGEKKKTKKEMVEQEKACTAESTMLNPSYTFDSFVLGPSNQMAYNASLAVSKKPGIQYNPLFIYGGTGLGKTHLLQSIGNSAIEQGKTVIYVTIEQFMNDFTFSIKSKNMEHFRDKYRKCDILLIDDIQFLSGKEQTQEEFFHTFNELHNAKKQIVMTSDRLPSQIAGLVDRLKSRFEWGLTADIQIPGLETKIAIIEKKSELNGIELTRDVINYIATNLDSSIREIEGVLIRINASANLLNQEINLELAQSLLKEQIKEQKENIKLPDIITVVAAELNIKPSDIKSRKRTAIVANARRVVIYLARELTHNSMPDIAKFLGMKDHSSISHNIKKANELIEKDENFKLIIENLKNKIINKEW from the coding sequence ATGACGAATAAAGATATTTTATCTGTTTTAAAACAAGAGACCACATCAGTTGACTATGAACGCTTTTTAAAACAACTGAATTACAAAAAAAATATGTCAGATGACAATGTGGCGGTTTTTGAAGTAGCAAATAAATATATAGCAAACTGGATAAAGACAAAATACACCAATACCATTCAACAATGCTTTGAAACACTCAATGGAAGCAAACCAAAAATTGATATTCGATTAACCGGTGAGAAGAAAAAAACCAAAAAAGAGATGGTCGAACAAGAGAAGGCATGCACAGCAGAAAGTACCATGCTGAACCCTTCTTATACCTTTGACTCTTTTGTTTTAGGGCCATCAAATCAAATGGCCTACAACGCTTCATTGGCTGTGAGTAAAAAACCCGGCATTCAATACAATCCACTGTTTATTTATGGGGGTACAGGTTTAGGAAAAACACACCTGCTTCAATCCATTGGTAACAGTGCCATTGAACAAGGTAAAACCGTTATTTATGTAACGATTGAACAGTTTATGAATGACTTTACGTTTTCAATCAAAAGTAAAAACATGGAGCATTTCAGGGATAAATATCGAAAATGCGATATACTGCTGATTGATGATATTCAATTTTTAAGCGGAAAAGAGCAGACGCAAGAAGAATTTTTTCACACCTTTAATGAACTGCATAATGCCAAAAAACAGATTGTAATGACTTCCGATCGACTGCCTTCACAAATTGCAGGTTTGGTTGACCGTTTAAAATCTCGATTTGAGTGGGGATTAACAGCCGACATTCAAATCCCAGGATTAGAGACAAAAATTGCCATTATTGAGAAAAAATCCGAACTCAATGGTATTGAGCTCACACGAGATGTTATTAACTATATTGCCACCAATTTAGACAGCTCTATTCGAGAGATTGAGGGTGTACTTATTCGTATCAATGCCAGTGCAAACTTGCTTAATCAAGAGATTAATTTAGAGTTGGCACAAAGTCTGTTAAAAGAGCAAATCAAAGAGCAAAAAGAGAACATCAAATTGCCTGATATCATCACCGTAGTTGCAGCAGAACTGAACATCAAGCCAAGTGATATTAAATCGCGTAAAAGAACGGCCATTGTTGCTAATGCCAGACGTGTAGTAATCTATCTTGCACGAGAGTTAACACACAACTCAATGCCAGACATTGCAAAGTTTTTAGGAATGAAAGATCACAGCTCAATTTCGCACAATATCAAAAAAGCCAATGAGCTGATTGAAAAAGATGAAAACTTCAAACTGATCATTGAAAATTTAAAAAATAAAATTATAAATAAGGAGTGGTAG
- a CDS encoding DUF2860 family protein, whose protein sequence is MKKILLPSLLVCSLFASEQNYIEIGGGFVKSKNNFSIESEEKISGLKDAKEETTGIGHIGLFYQYEIIKDFNVLTQINEEGFKLGSSLNTKVGKFSLGMKIHTSEEWEDPYLINENRKETDVYEIGGYTSYAFSVNEYYQSSIAYQYSTVSYDKERVIEDLEREGDRHLVVFKNSFKTEIFYKESKYITNIMYEKYNADGKASSYDKYSLEFGVSSQLRHNLSLSIIANVGQKEYDAFNVKVDETVDVDIYGIKGEFVWDEPFHYEHVYLSVRNGYQKENANADFYNKENTYGVVSIGYRF, encoded by the coding sequence ATGAAAAAGATATTGTTACCATCGTTATTGGTCTGTTCTTTGTTTGCCAGTGAGCAAAACTATATTGAAATTGGAGGGGGATTTGTAAAATCAAAAAATAACTTTTCAATTGAATCAGAAGAAAAAATTTCTGGATTAAAAGATGCCAAAGAGGAAACGACAGGTATAGGACATATAGGATTGTTCTATCAATATGAGATTATTAAAGATTTTAATGTCTTAACACAAATTAATGAAGAGGGCTTTAAACTGGGCTCTTCTTTAAATACCAAAGTGGGTAAATTCAGTTTGGGAATGAAAATACACACTTCTGAAGAGTGGGAAGACCCCTATTTAATCAATGAAAACAGAAAAGAGACCGATGTATATGAGATTGGAGGTTATACATCCTATGCATTTTCAGTTAATGAATACTATCAAAGCTCAATAGCATATCAATACAGTACGGTTTCATATGATAAAGAGAGAGTGATAGAGGATTTAGAAAGAGAGGGTGATCGACATTTAGTGGTGTTTAAAAACAGTTTTAAAACGGAAATTTTTTATAAAGAATCAAAATATATCACCAATATAATGTATGAAAAATATAATGCAGATGGAAAAGCGAGTTCTTATGATAAGTATTCATTGGAGTTTGGCGTCTCTTCACAATTACGACATAATTTAAGTTTATCAATTATAGCCAATGTCGGACAAAAAGAGTATGATGCGTTTAATGTTAAAGTCGATGAAACTGTTGATGTTGATATCTATGGGATCAAAGGAGAGTTTGTTTGGGATGAACCTTTTCACTATGAACACGTATATTTAAGTGTGCGAAATGGTTATCAAAAAGAGAATGCCAATGCCGATTTTTACAATAAAGAGAACACTTATGGTGTTGTAAGCATAGGATATAGATTTTAA
- a CDS encoding sensor histidine kinase — MSIFKYLLFTLLFSLYLQAQTTNELLKDVYVSTNGKTFQSLDKLHKDFFKQKHTQLIVKVSLNKEALEHTHYYLRVDCNIKDLVSSNVNYTITNSYPIIKLHKDMNDTLLLHFNYNNRVPFLQLETFNAFEYEYIMKYEKTLFGITYGIIFCAFLYNFIFFLYNKEKAFLFYSLLQISLILILIINSMNIQIYKHGYNVSFLMDILSSITAILSILFNMEFLNTKKLTPTIHKFLIFVLCLPIIDLISLLIFNVCLLFRYIPSYIIILILLFSAIKVLSKGYKPAISYIVGWLSLFIFVFFTETSFTDNSQLYLLHIGIPLESLIFSFALGFKIQQIEIEKQQQETILINQSKLASMGEMIGNIAHQWRQPLTHLSYIIMNLKAAYETDNLDKKYLQKKTDEANHQIHFMSHTIDDFRNFFKVTKQKERFNVVATIHETINLLNESFKSCDIKLHFKYKNNIYLESYKGELSQVIFNLLNNAKDEFLKNKTTLPKITITLSKKEKNLLIKIADNAGGIDEHLLKKIFEPYFTTKEQGLGMGLYMSKIIIEKNMEGKLEVHNIKNGVEFLITLPMH, encoded by the coding sequence ATGTCAATATTTAAATATCTGCTGTTTACACTGCTTTTCTCTTTATATCTACAGGCACAAACAACGAATGAATTACTCAAAGATGTGTATGTTTCAACCAATGGTAAGACATTTCAATCCCTGGATAAACTTCATAAAGATTTCTTTAAACAAAAACATACTCAATTAATCGTCAAAGTCAGCCTCAATAAAGAGGCTTTAGAACATACTCATTACTATTTAAGAGTGGATTGCAATATCAAGGATTTGGTATCTTCAAATGTCAATTACACCATCACAAACAGTTATCCCATCATCAAACTGCATAAAGACATGAACGATACACTGTTGTTGCACTTTAATTATAACAATCGTGTGCCCTTTTTACAGCTTGAGACTTTTAACGCATTTGAGTATGAGTATATTATGAAGTATGAAAAAACACTCTTTGGAATCACTTACGGTATCATCTTTTGTGCATTTTTATATAATTTTATTTTTTTCTTATACAATAAAGAAAAAGCATTTTTATTTTACTCCCTTTTACAAATCTCTTTAATACTAATATTAATTATAAATTCTATGAATATACAAATTTATAAACATGGATATAATGTATCTTTTTTAATGGATATTTTATCCTCAATAACAGCAATATTATCAATTTTATTTAATATGGAGTTTTTAAATACTAAAAAACTTACTCCTACGATACATAAATTTTTGATATTTGTTTTATGCTTACCTATTATTGATCTAATATCTTTACTTATATTTAATGTTTGTTTGTTATTTAGATATATTCCCTCTTATATAATTATTTTAATTTTGCTTTTTTCTGCAATTAAAGTATTAAGCAAAGGATATAAACCTGCAATATCTTACATTGTAGGATGGTTAAGTTTATTTATTTTTGTCTTTTTTACAGAAACAAGCTTTACTGACAATTCCCAACTCTATCTTCTGCACATAGGTATTCCATTGGAGTCTTTAATCTTCTCTTTTGCCCTTGGTTTTAAAATACAACAAATAGAGATAGAAAAACAGCAACAAGAAACCATATTAATCAACCAAAGTAAACTTGCTTCAATGGGTGAAATGATAGGCAATATTGCTCATCAATGGAGACAACCTTTAACACATCTGTCTTATATCATTATGAATTTAAAAGCAGCCTATGAAACTGATAATTTGGATAAAAAATATTTGCAAAAGAAAACGGATGAAGCAAATCATCAAATTCATTTTATGTCACATACCATTGATGATTTTAGAAACTTTTTTAAGGTAACCAAACAAAAAGAGAGATTTAATGTTGTCGCAACCATACATGAAACCATCAATCTTTTAAATGAGAGTTTTAAATCTTGCGATATCAAACTGCATTTCAAATATAAAAACAACATTTATTTGGAGAGTTATAAAGGGGAGCTGTCACAAGTCATTTTTAACCTTTTAAATAATGCCAAAGATGAGTTTTTAAAAAATAAAACCACTTTGCCTAAGATAACAATAACGCTCAGTAAAAAGGAAAAAAATCTCTTAATTAAGATAGCAGATAACGCTGGCGGTATTGATGAACACCTATTAAAAAAGATTTTTGAACCCTATTTTACAACAAAAGAGCAGGGTTTAGGAATGGGGCTTTATATGAGTAAAATCATTATTGAAAAAAATATGGAAGGCAAACTGGAAGTACATAACATAAAAAATGGGGTTGAGTTTTTAATCACACTACCTATGCATTAG
- a CDS encoding DUF3010 family protein — MKRCGIELKSNQAILVVMDDNEYIDLKIKKIILEEDEEQQSIREFCNDFLHFLEDNQIETIFIKKRAKKGTFAGGAVTFKMEGLIQLNPKCSVQLISPQAVSSFERKNSVQFPHELKKYQEQAYLTLMASL; from the coding sequence ATGAAGCGATGTGGAATCGAACTTAAAAGCAATCAAGCAATTTTAGTGGTGATGGATGACAATGAATACATCGATTTAAAGATAAAAAAAATCATCCTCGAAGAGGACGAAGAACAACAAAGTATTCGTGAGTTTTGTAACGACTTTTTACACTTTTTAGAAGACAACCAAATAGAAACAATTTTTATAAAAAAACGAGCGAAGAAAGGCACTTTTGCAGGAGGGGCAGTCACTTTTAAAATGGAAGGCCTCATACAACTTAACCCTAAATGCTCCGTTCAATTGATTTCTCCACAAGCAGTGAGCTCCTTTGAGCGTAAAAACAGTGTGCAGTTTCCACATGAGCTGAAAAAATATCAAGAGCAAGCTTACTTAACTTTGATGGCTTCTTTATAA
- the gyrB gene encoding DNA topoisomerase (ATP-hydrolyzing) subunit B has protein sequence MSQQEYGASNIKVLKGLEAVRKRPGMYIGDTNINGLHHMVYEVVDNSIDEAMAGYCKNIKITMTKDHWIRVEDDGRGIPVAEHPTEKISAATVVLTVLHAGGKFDKDTYKVSGGLHGVGVSVVNALSKDLKMTIYREGKVHYQEFSCGIPKSPLEVIGDSPRKTGTTIEFLADDSIFEVNQYDFSILAKRFREVAYLNSFISITLKDEVHGVEEVYHFEGGIQQFVEDLNKDTPVSDAVAFNDRVDDVEVDIAVMYNDTYTEKTLSFVNNIRTIDGGTHEAGFKAGLTRSIVKYLNANANAREKDTKITGDDVREGLIAVISVKVPEPQFEGQTKGKLGSSYVKPICQKLTSEKLDKYFEENPTQAKAIMEKALMAARGREAAKKARDLTRKKDAMTVGTLPGKLAECQSKDPAIRELYLVEGDSAGGSAKQGRDRVYQAILPLKGKILNVEKSRLDKILKSDEIRNMITALGCGIGEDFDGEKIRYHKVIIMTDADVDGSHIQTLLLTFFFRFLRPIIEKGYLFIAQPPLYRYKKGKNETYLKDDTALSNFLIENGLESFEFKGLGYNDLVDLFKTVSRYRGMLLQLEKRYSLIEMLKHLIENSDLVKLDYAKLYEEVRTFLEDRGYNILSKTITEEKIQLFVQTKEGLEELVIDDELFASPYFSEATYIYNKLVERDISMFEGRDLVEILEDIENLAKKGAYIQRYKGLGEMNPDQLWETTMIPEARRLLRVTIEDAEAASDTFTLFMGDEVEPRRNYIEEHAKDVEHLDV, from the coding sequence ATGAGTCAACAAGAATATGGCGCGAGTAATATTAAGGTTTTAAAAGGGCTTGAAGCTGTAAGAAAAAGACCAGGGATGTATATTGGAGATACCAACATCAATGGTTTACACCATATGGTTTACGAAGTTGTAGATAACTCTATTGACGAAGCAATGGCAGGATATTGTAAAAATATTAAAATTACCATGACCAAAGATCATTGGATAAGAGTTGAAGATGACGGTCGAGGTATTCCTGTTGCTGAACACCCAACAGAAAAAATTTCAGCTGCAACGGTTGTACTTACTGTACTTCACGCAGGTGGTAAATTCGATAAAGATACCTATAAAGTATCTGGTGGTCTTCACGGGGTGGGTGTTTCAGTTGTAAATGCTCTGTCAAAAGATCTTAAAATGACCATTTACAGAGAGGGTAAAGTACACTATCAAGAGTTCTCTTGTGGTATTCCTAAATCACCTTTAGAAGTTATTGGTGACAGCCCAAGAAAAACAGGTACAACCATTGAGTTCTTAGCTGATGATTCTATTTTTGAAGTCAATCAATATGATTTTTCTATTTTAGCTAAACGATTCAGAGAAGTAGCATACCTTAACTCATTTATCTCTATTACACTTAAAGATGAAGTTCATGGTGTAGAAGAGGTCTATCATTTTGAAGGTGGTATTCAACAATTCGTTGAAGATTTAAATAAAGATACACCTGTTTCTGATGCCGTTGCATTTAATGATCGAGTGGATGACGTTGAAGTTGATATTGCGGTGATGTATAACGATACCTATACAGAAAAAACACTCTCATTTGTTAACAACATTCGAACCATTGATGGTGGAACACACGAAGCTGGTTTTAAAGCGGGACTTACACGAAGTATTGTGAAGTATTTAAATGCCAATGCCAATGCACGAGAGAAAGATACAAAAATTACGGGGGATGACGTACGAGAAGGTTTGATTGCCGTAATCTCTGTAAAAGTACCTGAACCACAATTTGAAGGACAAACAAAAGGGAAATTGGGTTCATCATACGTTAAACCAATTTGTCAAAAACTGACCAGCGAAAAACTCGATAAATATTTTGAAGAGAATCCAACTCAAGCCAAAGCGATTATGGAAAAGGCTTTAATGGCTGCACGTGGACGAGAAGCGGCTAAAAAAGCGCGAGATTTAACACGTAAAAAAGATGCCATGACCGTAGGAACACTGCCGGGTAAACTCGCAGAGTGTCAAAGTAAAGACCCAGCTATTCGAGAATTGTATCTGGTGGAAGGGGATTCTGCGGGAGGTTCAGCAAAACAAGGGCGTGATAGAGTTTACCAAGCGATTTTACCACTTAAAGGTAAGATTCTAAACGTAGAGAAATCACGATTGGATAAAATTTTAAAATCAGATGAAATCAGAAACATGATTACTGCACTTGGTTGTGGTATTGGTGAAGACTTTGATGGAGAGAAAATTCGATATCATAAAGTTATTATTATGACGGATGCGGATGTTGATGGAAGCCACATTCAAACACTTCTGTTGACATTCTTTTTTAGATTTTTACGGCCAATCATTGAAAAAGGGTATCTTTTTATTGCTCAACCGCCATTGTATCGATACAAAAAAGGTAAAAATGAGACCTATTTAAAAGATGACACGGCTCTGTCTAATTTCTTAATTGAAAATGGTTTAGAGTCATTTGAATTTAAAGGGTTAGGGTACAATGACTTAGTTGATCTGTTTAAAACGGTTTCACGATATCGAGGTATGTTACTGCAACTTGAAAAGCGATATTCACTTATTGAGATGTTAAAACACTTGATTGAAAATTCTGATTTAGTAAAACTGGATTATGCTAAATTGTATGAAGAAGTGAGAACATTTTTAGAAGACAGAGGGTATAACATCTTATCTAAAACCATCACTGAAGAGAAAATTCAACTGTTTGTTCAAACCAAGGAAGGGTTAGAAGAGTTAGTGATTGATGATGAACTGTTTGCATCTCCTTATTTCTCAGAAGCTACCTATATTTACAACAAATTAGTTGAAAGAGATATCTCAATGTTCGAAGGGCGAGACTTGGTTGAAATACTAGAAGATATTGAAAACCTTGCTAAAAAAGGTGCTTATATTCAACGATACAAAGGTCTAGGGGAGATGAACCCAGATCAATTATGGGAAACAACCATGATTCCAGAAGCACGACGATTGTTACGAGTAACAATTGAAGATGCAGAAGCAGCAAGTGATACGTTTACACTCTTTATGGGAGATGAAGTAGAGCCTAGAAGAAATTATATTGAGGAACACGCAAAAGACGTTGAACACTTAGACGTTTAA